In the genome of Aspergillus luchuensis IFO 4308 DNA, chromosome 2, nearly complete sequence, one region contains:
- the pst2 gene encoding putative NADH-quinone oxidoreductase Pst2 (CAZy:AA6;~COG:S;~EggNog:ENOG410PGP7;~InterPro:IPR005025,IPR029039,IPR010089,IPR008254;~PFAM:PF02525,PF03358;~go_function: GO:0003955 - NAD(P)H dehydrogenase (quinone) activity [Evidence IEA];~go_function: GO:0010181 - FMN binding [Evidence IEA];~go_function: GO:0016491 - oxidoreductase activity [Evidence IEA]) codes for MAPKIAIVFYSMYGHILKLAEAEKKGIEAAGGSADIFQIAETLSDDVLAKMHAPPKSSYPIAEANTLLEYDAVLFGIPTRYGNFPAQWKAFWDRTGGIWASGGYWGKYAGLFVSTGTQGGGQESTCLAAMSTLAHHGFVYVPLGYKTVFAQLSNLNEVHGGSAWGAGTFAGADGSRQPSALEIEVAEAQGKAFYEHVAAHNFA; via the exons atggctcCCAAGATCGCTATCGTCTTC TACTCCATGTACGGCCACATCCTCAAGCTGGCcgaggctgagaagaagggtaTTGAGGCTGCTGGCGGTTCCGCCGACATCTTCCA AATCGCCGAGACCCTCTCCGACGATGTTCTGGCTAAGATGCACGCTCCCCCCAAGTCCAGCTACCCCATTGCTGAGGCCAACACCCTCCTTGAGTACGACGCCGTTCTCTTCGGTATCCCCACTCGCTACGGTAACTTCCCCGCTCAGTGGAAGGCCTTCTGGGACCGCACTGGTGGTATCTGGGCCTCCGGTGGCTACTGGGGCAAGTACGCTGGTCTCTTCGTTTCCACCGGTACCCAGGGTGGTGGTCAGGAGTCCACCTGCCTTGCTGCCATGAGCACCCTCGCCCACCACGGTTTCGTCTACGTTCCTCTCGGCTACAAGACCGTCTTCGCCCAGCTGTCCAACCTCAACGAGGTTCACGGTGGTAGCGCCTGGGGTGCTGGTACCTTTGCT GGTGCCGACGGCTCCCGCCAGCCCAGCGCTCTCGAGATCGAGGTTGCTGAGGCCCAGGGCAAGGCCTTCTACGAGCACGTTGCTGCCCACAACTTCGCTTGA